The Dyadobacter sandarakinus DNA window CAGAATATTGTGGCCCCATTCGCCGCCGATACCGTGATGTCCGGCGATAATCTTGTTATTGACGACCAGTCCGCCACCCACGCCGGTACCCATGATAACCCCAAAAACCACTTCGGCCCGCGGGTAATCCTTGCCGGCACCCATCAGCGCCTCAGCCAGTGCAAAGCAATTGGCATCATTGGCCAGCTGGCAGGGTACGCCCAGTATTTTTTCAAGATCAGCTTTGAGCGGCTTACCGTTCAGGCAGGTTGTGTTGGAATTTTTCATCAGCTGGGTGTCGGGTTCCAGCACGCCGGGGGTGGCAAAACCGATCCTTGCAGGCTGCTCCCCTACCTGTTCCGCCACCTGGTCGATCAGGCGTTTGATCTGCGATATGATATGTTCATATCCTTTAACAGATTCCGTCGGCAGCCGCATTCTCACCACTACTTCCAGATTACGGTCGGGATCCAGGACAGCGCATTCAATCTTCGTCCCTCCCAGGTCAATTCCCCAGAGTTTCATTATTTTATACTAAAAGGATTGGTTAAAAAAGAAAAAAGACCGCCTCAAAGGCGGCCCGTATGTTACTGAACTTTGTAAAACTTGTATCCGAAAAAGAAAATCACCGTGTAGCAGATAATGGGCAGATAGTACGCGGAGGCAACATCATGCTCGGCAACCGCACCCATGGCAAACGGGAAAAACGCACCACCTACAACTCCCATTGAAATGAAGGAAGAAGCCTGCTGCGTATGTGCACCCAGGTTTTTCAGTCCGAGACTAAAAATCGTCGGGAACATGATGCTGAAAAAGAAGTTGAGCATCAGCAGTGCAATGAAAGAAGGCCAGCCCCAGCTTTGCGCGATGATCAGGCACATCACAATATTGCAGGCTGCAAATATCGCCAGGAGCGAATGCGGTGCGATGAAACGCATCAGGAAGGTACCCACAAAACGTCCGGTGAGCATCAGCACAAAGAACAGGATCATGTAATTACCCGCGGTGGCATCTGAAAAACCCATTTTCTCGTGGCCATAATTAATAAAAAATGCCCACGTACCAGCCTGCGCCGCCACATTGAAGAACTGCGCAAGTACCGCCCATTTGAAATGCCGGTGCTCAAAAAGGCCTTTTTCAGGATGCGTGTCAACATTGGCCGAAGCGGCATCTACATTTACGTGAGGGTCAATCAATGCAGGAACCTTGACAAACGAAAACAACACGGCAATGGTAGCGATTACGCTGCCAATCACGATGTAGAGTGTTTTGACGGAAGTGAGGTCGGTACTGCCTTCAACATTGTTTCTCAACAAAAAATAAGATCCTACGGCCGGTCCGATGATGGTACCCAATGCATTAAAAGCCTGGGCAAAATTAATCCGCATATCGCTGGTACGCTGGTCGCCCAGGG harbors:
- a CDS encoding ROK family protein, with amino-acid sequence MKLWGIDLGGTKIECAVLDPDRNLEVVVRMRLPTESVKGYEHIISQIKRLIDQVAEQVGEQPARIGFATPGVLEPDTQLMKNSNTTCLNGKPLKADLEKILGVPCQLANDANCFALAEALMGAGKDYPRAEVVFGVIMGTGVGGGLVVNNKIIAGHHGIGGEWGHNILEEGGEPCYCGKAGCVEQVISGPALERYYEHVSGRKVSLKDILQHYHDSSDEYATATIDRLLEYYGKAISTLINVLDPGLIVIGGGVGNVDVLYTIGYERIKKYIFNQGVCTTPILKPKLGDSAGVFGAALL
- the fucP gene encoding L-fucose:H+ symporter permease codes for the protein MSNFPPPGTVTAPRFTDKKYLVTLVFVTSLFMFWGIAITMGDVLNKHFQHVLSLTKTQSAFVQFAIFGAYGVMGIPAGLFMKRFGYKNGVLFGLGLFALGAFLFVPAAAAASFPFFGGALFILGCGISTLETVAHPFVASLGDQRTSDMRINFAQAFNALGTIIGPAVGSYFLLRNNVEGSTDLTSVKTLYIVIGSVIATIAVLFSFVKVPALIDPHVNVDAASANVDTHPEKGLFEHRHFKWAVLAQFFNVAAQAGTWAFFINYGHEKMGFSDATAGNYMILFFVLMLTGRFVGTFLMRFIAPHSLLAIFAACNIVMCLIIAQSWGWPSFIALLMLNFFFSIMFPTIFSLGLKNLGAHTQQASSFISMGVVGGAFFPFAMGAVAEHDVASAYYLPIICYTVIFFFGYKFYKVQ